The DNA window CCAATCTCTACTATCTCATTGAAAGTGAAAAAGGATTAATCAACTTCGAAGTTAATGACTTGACCTCCCGTAATTGCAGGTCTCGTTTTTTGcattgatgtgattctgggtcaAAATCCACCATACAACCTAATTGCTTTAACCTTTAGGATGAAGAATCATTAAAATGCTTCTCGGAACTCAAaacttaaaaattcaaatttaaaacattGAAACAAATGACAGTGGCTCAGTTATAAGTAGAAAATTGGAAGACAGCCATTGACAGGAATAGATGAATGAGCATATTGTTTATGTCACTGCTAACCAGTTCATGCTAAGAAAGGCCTGTTTGTTTGATACATCAAAACATATTTATACAAACATGCCACGATATCATACAAGTAGGAAGCGCATTGTTCACGGTAACACGATGTACTAGAATAAGGGTCTTCCAAATTCTTATATAAAGCTTGCAGTTGTATCACATCACATACATTACAGACTAGTTACCTAGTAAGATAGTATATAACAAGGAAAATAACCACAAAAGATGCCACAAGTGTAAACATTCTCCTGCTTGATTTGGTCTCGAATACCTGAAAGGCAGATCGAATTCATTGTTATGACATCAACAATCGATTTAGCAAAACAGAGAAACACATCCACACGCTTAACAGGAAGAAACAAAAACTGCAAGCAAAAGATGCCATTCAAAGTCACAAAGAGAAGAGTTTGCTAGTTCTTATACCATCTTAAGCTTGTCCATGGTTCCTGAGAGTATTCCTCTTGATGAATCCATATCATTTCCCTAGTTACGAACCATGTGCCATATGTTAACATCAGCAGCATCAAAAACCAATTAAATTCAGAGGAAGATAGTTTTATTCTGCTGCATACATACCATCCGATCCAGCATGCGATTGTGACTATCCACCTCCTCATGTATGTCGCCTGAAAGCTATAGAAGTGAGATTGTGTCAGAATATGCGTTACATTCAGGACATATTATATTATGATATCATAGAACATGTCAGTGAATCAGGATTCAAGCTGAAAATCTACCCTGAAACATGCTAGAGCCAAAAATCCTGAATAATAGAAATGCCTATAGCAATATAAAACATAGATTTGTGCAAGAGACTGCATATATATTACTTAAGTCGAGCATACCACCTTCAATACTCTTTAAAAGAATGAGCTTCAAGATTTAAATCGGCGAAAAAGGGAAGGACAAGGAATTCAAGAATGTAAAAGGATCCTTCTATCACATATAATGACAAGATTCTAAAATCTCATTTATCCAGGTTCTCAATAGTTAAAAAAAGCTCATTAAGAAGCTCTTATTTACTATATAGCTCGATAAACCGGACGAACAATGCGATTAATGATGGCATGAGATAGAAGGGTTCAATTAGCACCGAAGACCATACTTACCCTCTTCAGCAGATTGACTCTATCCTGCAATCCTTCCATTGCTCTTTCATTATCATGCTCATCAATTTCATGCGAGTAAGAAGAAGTGGCCCTTATGCCGCCCTCCTCGATGCCATCGAAGAGGGCAACTCTGTTGTTACGCATGTCCCTGCATGAAAGCAGATCTCAGTAGACTGCCACAATATTTCCGTAAGGATAACTATTCCACAAACTGAAGGCACAATCAAGATAGATAACCAAAGAGCAACTTATGATCCAATCACTTCAGATTTATAATTAGATTGCAAgttcacattaaaaaaaaaagattgaaaattttgatgtaaGAACATCACTATAATCGCAACACCTTCTTTGGATCACATGTGAATCATGGATAAACCAATAAAACATATATGGAATGGGGCAACTAATTAGGTAAACTTTTCAAATAGCTTATAGATGCCAATTATTTACAAACAGATCTAATCAAGCAATTTAAGCGACCAAACCATTGGGGTAACGAAAATTCGCACAAATAGAGATTAAACTGACCGTCTAGGATTCATGTTTCTTCAATTATGGGATAACCAAAGCCCTATAAATCTTCTTCGAACAAGTGtgaaaaacaaagtgttttacCTGTTTGGGTAATTTTAAAATCTGCACTAATTCAAGAAATGAAGGGAATTAGTTCAAgaaataatgaaaacaaaaagTGGAGAATGGGAAACCACGAAAGTGAGAAAAAGGGGAATCGAAAGTGAATAAATTCGGATCTGAAGAGAATAGCTTAAAAAAGAAAGAGCGTGGAAACTGCAAAGATTACCTGCTAAGGCTAAGGTAGCACCCGACAAATTGTTGAAGAAAAAGGATATATCCTAATCAGGAATTGAGATTAGAATTTGAACGATTTAATGGCATTTTCATCTGGGGAGTTTTCTTTGTTAGGGGGATTGGGAAGATAAACAAATGGGCTATAATGAAAATAAAGCCCAACAAAAGGGATTTTAGTTTTTGGGTTGACCCTGATATTAAGGGTAAACCTAGAAAACTGATTTCTCTCTCACTCATTTAATGCATTAAACTTTTCAAAGACTCAGGACCTTATCTAAGCTCATGTTTTTCTTTTGCTACCAAACCAAAGGAAAACTATTACATGCATATATGTTGCATGTTCATGATGCACGTATCACCTTTGCTTGTTTCGAGCTGAAAATGTCgcataatatttttagtttttaatatcgTAATATTTATTGTaagtttctattttttatttacatttttatttatttcacagttatttgtttcaaaacctATATCTATTAGTCTGTTTCTTGTTATTGTTGAGTCCAGGGAGGACGTTTAGGCGTTGTGTGAAGACGTTAAGATAACAGGCCGGTCTCAGGTACCAAAGACAAATATTATGGAGCAAATTGAGTGTCAGTTTAAAGATAAAACTTGTGATCATATTACACATATAGACTCTAGAAATGAAAACAACATTTCATCTCTAAGTAATGGTATAAATAGTTTTGTAGATAtgacttctttttattttaataaattatataaaaaggttagtaatatagaagaaaaagtaaatattttaagtgaagtaaaaaatttaaatttaaatagtgagtctaaagaaatattaactaatgttaataataaattagatcatgttataaataataatatagaatctGATGTAGATTTAGGTCCTTTATATTACGGTAATAGTAACTAATATTAGCTTTATCTGAAGAAGAAAACACTTCAACAGATGAATCATCtacttctaaaaattataaaaaaatctatgttaaaaaattataaaaaaaacataaaaaatttggaaaacaacaaaaatatgATTTCCAGTCCTATAAAACCCTTATAGAacattggaaagaaaaatttactaatagtaaTGATAAATTAGAACAAGTAGAATATTTAAAGTTAATTGAggaactttatgaaaaacataaagatctatttactttgtttaattatcattatatgctAAACTATATGATACTACAGACAGTAGTTCTAGTTatcaatctgatgaagaaaaaactTCAACAGATCAGGATGAAGACATAAAAGTCATTAGTCATAATTCTAATGAAGAAAACACTTCATCTGaagatgaaaatatatatattcctgAACCTATGGATACTGAACCAACAGATCCTtttggaaaaaggaaaatagatTCGGATACTCAAACAAATGACTATCTAATAGCTTTTGATCAAAATACAACCAgtattttgactaataaaatagAAAACTTAACTATAAATAAGTTAAATCCTCAAAATACAGGAAAATCATTTAGTAAAACTTTATTAGGATATAAAACATTAAGACCTAATACTCATCAtaggcataaaaagaaaaaaatactatAAATTAGTTAAATGGAAACCAAGTAATAAAAAGTTTTCTGGTTATACTAATAGTCAGTCTTTTAGAATAAAAACTTCTAGAAAACTTAAAGATATTTTAAGTGTTAAGATAGGTCATATAGTCAAAAACTTTTCtaacaaaagaaaagaagttagaaaaagaaataaaagtctTGAAAAACAAGATTTAGAAATATGTCATAAAGAGGAAACAAATCCtaatgaaatattatataaattaatatcagAATTAGAATCTGAGACTGATActgatgaaaatatatttatgtttaacaTAGGAAGTAgttctaataatcaattagaagaaattcaTAATTCTGAACAACAGGATATTAAACTAGGAAGTTTAATCGaagaagaaaaagacttttctgatgaaataatagaaaaaattaataaaaatcatatttctaaagaagaaatatataaaatatctaagTTCAAAATATGGACTCAAAGACATATAGAGAAAATTAGCGGTAACACGGTCGCTAAGGATACTCATGGAGGATTAACAGAAATTCCTCTATttactaaagataaaattaagaggattaaaaagaaatatcctcAGGTTAGATATATACACTTAGGTATAATTATGATTACTATTAGAGTCTTATTTAGGAGAGGTCATGATATTCCTATAATAGCGGTTCTtttagataaaagatttgaaaacccaataaaagcacttattggaGGAATTTAATCTAATCTACACACAGGTgtaataggatttaaagttaaaccaaattaCTTTATTTCCATTACAGACCCTCTAATAGAAGAGTGTCTATGCCTTaaagttcaaacaaaaaattctgaaataaatgatttagtaGAAGATCTAGCAATCAGTTTGACTTCTACTAATGAATATACGAATACGGCAGAAGTAGAAATAAAAGAgattaataacaaatttattgAACTCTTTGAACCAAACAGGTTTACTACTAAAATACAGCCGAAATTATTAGATTTAAGGGATCTATCAATTCCAAAAGGCTGGAtgatagaaaaaattagtaaagaTAGTACTTCTAAACCAGTAAGTACTATAAAATATACGTCTTCAGGtaatagactatattttaaaaataattgtataccAAATACAAATGAAAAACTAATTTTACCCTCTAGTTCTCAaccagaagaagaagaggataagATTAGTACAAACAGTACACCAATAGGAATTAAAACGGTTCATATTCTTATTTTTCCTACTGAACCAAGTTCTAGAAACACTAGAATGGAGGAAATTCAAACTTcaacaattaataaaaaattaagtgttggaataaatattgaaattacgTTTGAATttagaaaacataaaaaatattctcTAAATACTTTGatagatactggagctacaaTAAGTAGTTGCAAAAGAAATATAATTCCTATAGAAAAATGGGAATTAATGAGAAAACCTATAAAAATAATAGGTATAGATGATAATAAAACCATAATTAATTATAAAGCCAAAAATATACCATCTACATAAACAATGTTAGATTTGTAATTCCTAAGATTTTATGTTTTCCTAAAATGCAGGGAGatatattattaggaaataattttatatgtcaATATTTACCTTTTactattgataaaaattttataaggtTATCTATAGAAAACAATTCTGTAGAAACATCACTtataaaagataataatattGAGTGTAACAAAACTTTACACcaataaattattagtaagtaaatatttgtgatttattactaataattgttgattatcttagcaggccctatggatagaggtaaaaaacTCTACAAGAAATAGTTGGTGAATGGACTACCGTTCACAAAAAACCCAACAAAGGGTAAGTAGAATCAAACTCTAAAAAAGGATTTGTACCTACTTAAATACCATTTTATCCTAACTAGGGATATTATGTGTCTTATCCAATGGTAAACGAACCAGTTtgaacaaatgttttaaaatatccAATGGTAAACCAACCAATTGGAAACATTTCTTCATTGACCCAAAAAAAGGTGAGTCAATCACAATGGTCTCAACATCAAAATTTGGCAGCACAAACCAGTTATGCTGAAATTATTATGGGAGCaaaaaattt is part of the Gossypium hirsutum isolate 1008001.06 chromosome D11, Gossypium_hirsutum_v2.1, whole genome shotgun sequence genome and encodes:
- the LOC107922907 gene encoding bet1-like SNARE 1-1 isoform X2 — encoded protein: MRNNRVALFDGIEEGGIRATSSYSHEIDEHDNERAMEGLQDRVNLLKRLSGDIHEEVDSHNRMLDRMGNDMDSSRGILSGTMDKLKMVFETKSSRRMFTLVASFVVIFLVIYYLTR
- the LOC107922907 gene encoding bet1-like SNARE 1-1 isoform X1, producing the protein MNPRRDMRNNRVALFDGIEEGGIRATSSYSHEIDEHDNERAMEGLQDRVNLLKRLSGDIHEEVDSHNRMLDRMGNDMDSSRGILSGTMDKLKMVFETKSSRRMFTLVASFVVIFLVIYYLTR